ACTGACCGTACGGCCCATCGCCGGGACCAGAAGACGGGGAAGCAACAGGGAGGAGGACCTTGCCCAGGCTGCCGATCTTCTTGCTGATCCCAAGGAACGGGCCGAACATATCATGTTGGTGGATCTGGGCAGAAACGACCTCGGAAGGGTTTCGGCCTCCGGATCCGTGGAAGTCACCCGAAGGATGGAAGTCGAGTCCTTTTCCCACGTTATGCACCTCGTTTCGGAGGTTCGTTCATATATAGCTACGGGCAAAGATTCATATGACACCCTTCGTGCCACCTTTCCGGCGGGTACCGTCTCCGGGGCGCCCAAGGTGAGAGCCATGCAGGCCATTTCGGAGATGGAGCCGGTGGTCAGAGGGCCCTACGCCGGGGGCGTGGGGTATTTCGATATCAGGGGGAACATGGACTTCTGTATCACGATCCGATCGGTCTTCTTTTCCGGGGAACGCGCTTTCGTCCAATCGGGAGCGGGAATCGTTGCGGATTCCGTGCCGGAAAGGGAGTGCGATGAAATACAGGCGAAGGCGGAAGCCATGTTTCAGGCCTTCGGGAATGTGGAGGTGCTCCCATGATCCTGATCCTGGATAACTACGATTCGTTTACCTACAACATTTATCAGGCTGTTAGCACCCTGGATCCGGAAGTAATGGTTATGAGAAACGACGAGTTGACCCCGGATGAACTGGAGAAGATGCCATTGAGCCACATAGTGGTGTCTCCGGGCCCGGGCCGCCCGGATGGGGCAGGAATCAGCAAGGAGGCCATACGTCGGATGGCCGGGAGAGTACCGATTCTCGGGGTATGTCTCGGGCACCAGGCCATCGGCGAGGTTTTTGGGGGAGAAGTGGTCCACGCATCCCGCATTATGCATGGGAAGTCTTCAGCCATCATCCATGGGGGAGATGGAATTTTCGAGGGCCTCCCCGTCCCGTTCGAGGCGATCCGTTATCATTCCCTGGCCTTGAGCGGGATGAGCATCCCCCGGATACTTGAGGTCACCGCGACGGCGGATGACGGGGAGATCATGGGAATTCGACATCGCCGGATGACCGTGGAAGGGGTTCAATTCCATCCCGAGTCCTTCGGCAGCCAGGGAGGAATAACGATCTTCAGGAACTTTCTGAAACTTGAAGGAGGGATGCGTCATGATGCGTGAAATACTGGCCCGAGTGACAAACGGGGAAAATCTGGACACCGAATCCATGGCTGCCGCAGTCAGCACCATTATGGATGGAGAGGTCTCTCACACCCAGATGGGAGCGTTCCTGACGGCCCTGAAGGTTCGGGGAGAGACGGAAGAGGAGATCGCCGGAGCGGCCATGGCGCTTCGGGACCGGTCGGTTCCATTTCCCGGCGGAGATCCGGGCGATGCCCTGGATACCTGCGGGACAGGCGGGGACGGAGCCGGAACGATCAACGTATCCACCCTCGTTGCCCTGACGGCGGCGGGTGCCGGTGCCAGGGTGGCCAAGCATGGAAACCGTTCCGTTTCCAGCAGGTGCGGCAGCGCCGATTTGCTGGTGGCCCTTGGGGTCAGAACCGACGTGTCTCCCCATGTGGCTTCCCGGTGTCTCCATGAGACCGGGTTCGCCTTTCTGTTTGCCCCAATCTACCATCCTGCCATGAAGGCGGTGGCCCCGGTGAGAAAGGATCTTGGATTCCGAACACTTTTTAACCTTATCGGCCCCCTTTGCAATCCAGCGGGGGTCAAAAGGCAATTGTTGGGAGTTTTCAGCGTGGAACTGGTACCACTAATGGCCGGCGTACTATCCAGGCTCGGAACGAAAAGAGCCATGGTTGTCTCTTC
This Deltaproteobacteria bacterium DNA region includes the following protein-coding sequences:
- a CDS encoding aminodeoxychorismate/anthranilate synthase component II — translated: MILILDNYDSFTYNIYQAVSTLDPEVMVMRNDELTPDELEKMPLSHIVVSPGPGRPDGAGISKEAIRRMAGRVPILGVCLGHQAIGEVFGGEVVHASRIMHGKSSAIIHGGDGIFEGLPVPFEAIRYHSLALSGMSIPRILEVTATADDGEIMGIRHRRMTVEGVQFHPESFGSQGGITIFRNFLKLEGGMRHDA
- the trpD gene encoding anthranilate phosphoribosyltransferase yields the protein MMREILARVTNGENLDTESMAAAVSTIMDGEVSHTQMGAFLTALKVRGETEEEIAGAAMALRDRSVPFPGGDPGDALDTCGTGGDGAGTINVSTLVALTAAGAGARVAKHGNRSVSSRCGSADLLVALGVRTDVSPHVASRCLHETGFAFLFAPIYHPAMKAVAPVRKDLGFRTLFNLIGPLCNPAGVKRQLLGVFSVELVPLMAGVLSRLGTKRAMVVSSKDGLDEISVSSSTTVAEVIEGGGVRMRTLEPEDYGINRAKKGVLKGGTPEENAAISLEILQGGNGPVRDAVLLNTAAALEMAGVAGDMREGLDLAAHSIDRGLAIGVLERVRSITNDDFARNH